The Urbifossiella limnaea genome has a window encoding:
- the trmB gene encoding tRNA (guanosine(46)-N7)-methyltransferase TrmB: MRKPRRLTPDELAPFEWHPPRRFGRWGVGEVRLEDAVPTPLAALDWPALFGNPNPVEVEVGMGKGLFLLTQATARPAVNFFGIEVVRKYQQFATTRFAVRRLPNVKTAYADAKALFRDVIAPGSVSAVHVLFPDPWWKARHKKRRVFTPEFAADIARALPVGGALHVASDVAEYFGVMTGILRAMPAFRELAAETTDGGGFETNFERKARAQGTPVGRARYERTAEAVTVAPDPATG, encoded by the coding sequence GTGCGTAAGCCGCGGCGGTTGACCCCCGACGAGCTCGCACCGTTCGAGTGGCACCCGCCGCGCCGCTTCGGCCGCTGGGGCGTCGGCGAAGTGCGGTTAGAAGACGCGGTTCCGACTCCGCTCGCCGCACTCGACTGGCCCGCCCTGTTCGGCAACCCGAACCCCGTCGAGGTCGAGGTCGGCATGGGGAAGGGGCTGTTCCTCCTCACCCAGGCGACGGCCCGGCCCGCGGTCAACTTCTTCGGCATCGAAGTCGTCCGCAAGTACCAGCAGTTCGCCACCACCCGCTTCGCCGTCCGCCGGCTGCCGAACGTCAAGACAGCCTACGCCGACGCCAAGGCGCTGTTCCGCGACGTCATCGCGCCCGGCAGCGTGTCGGCAGTTCACGTCCTGTTCCCTGACCCCTGGTGGAAGGCGCGGCACAAGAAGCGGCGCGTCTTCACCCCCGAGTTCGCCGCCGACATCGCGCGGGCGTTGCCGGTCGGCGGGGCGCTGCACGTGGCGTCGGACGTGGCTGAGTACTTCGGCGTGATGACCGGCATCCTGCGGGCGATGCCGGCGTTCCGCGAGCTGGCCGCCGAGACGACCGACGGCGGCGGGTTCGAGACGAACTTCGAGCGGAAGGCGCGGGCACAGGGCACCCCCGTCGGCCGGGCGCGGTACGAGCGGACCGCCGAGGCGGTGACGGTGGCACCGGACCCGGCCACCGGTTGA
- a CDS encoding AAA family ATPase has translation MSTPTDANDVQMIEKLRTAHGRLRKEIGKVIIGQEQVVDQLLMAIFCRSHALLMGVPGLAKTLMVSTLAQALDMSFKRIQFTPDLMPSDITGSEVIQDDPVTRERMFKFLPGPLFANIVLADEINRTPPKTQAALLEAMQERKASIGGVDHPMRNPFFVLATQNPIEQEGTYPLPEAQLDRFLFLIKVDYPTDEEEEQIMRIGTSDTKISVSSVLSGEDILGLQQIVRRVPVSDKVFHFAKRITRLSRPGTPEAADFVSKWLTWGAGPRASMNLILAAKAHALLRGSNHVAGDDVVAVALPILRHRLILNFAAQSEGVTIDDVIRQLIKAAARAVAA, from the coding sequence ATGAGCACGCCCACCGACGCCAACGACGTGCAGATGATCGAGAAGCTGCGGACGGCCCACGGGCGGCTGCGAAAAGAGATCGGCAAGGTCATCATCGGCCAGGAGCAGGTGGTCGATCAGCTGCTGATGGCCATCTTCTGCCGGTCGCACGCGCTGCTCATGGGCGTGCCGGGCCTCGCCAAGACGCTCATGGTGAGCACCCTGGCCCAGGCGCTCGACATGAGCTTCAAGCGCATCCAGTTCACGCCGGACCTGATGCCGTCGGACATCACCGGCAGCGAAGTCATCCAGGACGACCCGGTCACCCGCGAGCGGATGTTCAAGTTCCTCCCCGGGCCGCTGTTCGCCAACATCGTGCTGGCCGACGAAATCAACCGCACCCCGCCGAAGACGCAGGCGGCGCTCCTGGAGGCGATGCAGGAGCGGAAGGCGAGCATCGGCGGCGTGGACCACCCGATGCGGAACCCGTTCTTCGTGCTCGCCACCCAGAACCCGATCGAACAGGAAGGCACCTACCCGCTCCCCGAGGCGCAGCTCGACCGCTTCCTGTTCCTCATCAAGGTGGACTACCCGACCGACGAGGAAGAGGAGCAGATCATGCGGATCGGCACCTCCGACACGAAGATCAGCGTGTCGTCGGTGTTGAGCGGCGAGGACATCCTCGGGCTGCAGCAGATCGTGCGGCGGGTGCCGGTGTCGGACAAGGTGTTCCACTTCGCCAAGCGGATCACGCGGCTGAGCCGGCCGGGCACGCCGGAGGCCGCCGACTTCGTGAGCAAGTGGCTGACGTGGGGCGCCGGCCCGCGGGCGAGCATGAACCTGATCCTGGCGGCGAAGGCGCACGCGCTCTTGCGCGGCAGCAACCACGTGGCCGGCGACGACGTGGTGGCGGTGGCGCTGCCGATCCTGCGGCACCGGCTGATTCTGAACTTCGCGGCGCAGAGCGAGGGCGTGACGATCGACGACGTGATCCGCCAGCTGATCAAGGCCGCCGCGCGGGCGGTGGCGGCGTAA
- a CDS encoding DUF58 domain-containing protein: protein MPTYLKPDVLARAESLGLAARQVVEGLRVGDHKSPYKGFSVEFVQHRLYVPGDDIRHIDWKSYGRSERYTIKQYEQETNYIAHVLVDNSNSMRYGAGDTNKLEYAKLLAASLSYLILRQRDSVSLRVFNAGWAAELPVSSQLGHIHAITHTLEETQPRDRTRIGPLLDEVADRIGRRGLVFVITDALDDVDATLAGLRHLRFRGHEVMLFHVLHLDEVEFPLDGNIRFIGLEGFEELMTRPHLLRPAYLRVVGNYLDRMQRGCDGSGVDYVRLMTSRPLVAALGEYLVRRLQTGRR from the coding sequence ATGCCGACGTACCTCAAACCCGACGTCCTCGCCCGGGCCGAGTCGCTCGGCCTGGCGGCCCGACAGGTCGTCGAGGGGTTGCGCGTCGGCGACCACAAGAGCCCGTACAAGGGGTTCTCCGTCGAGTTCGTCCAGCACCGCCTGTACGTCCCCGGCGACGACATCCGCCACATCGACTGGAAGAGCTACGGCCGGTCCGAGCGGTACACGATCAAGCAGTACGAGCAGGAGACGAACTACATCGCCCACGTGCTCGTGGACAACAGCAACTCCATGCGATACGGCGCCGGCGACACGAACAAGCTCGAGTACGCCAAGCTCCTGGCCGCGTCCCTGAGCTACCTGATCCTCCGGCAGCGGGACAGCGTGTCGCTGCGGGTGTTCAACGCCGGCTGGGCCGCGGAACTGCCCGTGAGCAGCCAACTCGGCCACATCCACGCGATCACGCACACCCTCGAAGAGACGCAGCCGCGCGACCGCACCCGCATCGGCCCGCTGCTGGACGAAGTCGCCGACCGCATCGGCCGCCGCGGGCTGGTGTTCGTCATCACCGACGCCCTGGACGACGTGGACGCGACGCTCGCGGGGTTGCGGCACCTCCGCTTCCGCGGCCACGAGGTGATGCTGTTCCACGTGTTGCACCTCGACGAGGTGGAGTTCCCACTCGACGGCAACATCCGCTTCATCGGCCTGGAGGGCTTCGAGGAGCTGATGACGCGGCCGCACCTGCTGCGGCCGGCGTACCTGCGGGTGGTGGGGAACTACCTCGACCGGATGCAGCGCGGGTGCGACGGGAGCGGCGTCGATTACGTGCGCCTGATGACGAGCCGGCCGCTGGTGGCGGCGCTCGGCGAGTACCTGGTGCGCCGCCTCCAGACGGGGCGGCGATGA
- a CDS encoding BatA domain-containing protein: MTFLSPWMLAGAAAVGIPIALHFFYKARYQRLPWAAMDFLKEAIEQTSRRLKFQEWILLALRCLVILLLALALARPGLDAAGAGGRGEAVDAVLVFDTSFSMGADDGDGKTRLDRAKEAALGVIESLPPKSTVQVILCGDRAENIGPKSRSNLDQARQLIPTLQTTGLSSDFLPGFAAAHTAAESGTAPVREVYLFSDLQKLGFERQQGALRDKCDELRGKSNLVFVRCGSEGRKVSNVAVTDVTAVGTIPHTKSRVPFVVSVKNTGAEVAKGIKVGLELAGKQVQDVVQVDGIEPGQVVPVTLTGNLEDAGPQVLTVRVSGDRLPGDNRFDRVILVREAIRVLLVDGNPNREMPVESASHFVRTALTPVAQDRTEDYFVRPAVAAASEVGPGMLANFDIVYLLNAPAATPADPRAGLPADFVARLREFVASGGGLVIGGGDQAIPTDYNRVLGSGGAGLLPFDLSGEPANATETAPFVPAPESVEVPSFLAAFKERPFSDALRGVTITKLHPLATDGPGAAGGRVLVRTGDGKPFITSRVVGEGEVVFVATSLDERWTNFPGRASDAFVPFTQYTLAHLTARKVPGGTRTAGEPLVWHPPEADGLFDLVKPPRDGEKDGRRVRLDKARAGAGGKATLTATDTADSGLYRIVAEGRPDSTGPVFAVNPDLRDSANLDVASVADLTKMLGFEPAVIQAGAGTEAAVTQQRARREWTEYVLLLLLLAAVGESAWAWLCGRAW, encoded by the coding sequence ATGACGTTCCTGAGTCCGTGGATGCTCGCCGGCGCGGCCGCGGTCGGAATCCCGATCGCGCTCCACTTCTTCTACAAGGCCCGCTACCAGCGGCTGCCGTGGGCCGCCATGGACTTCCTCAAGGAAGCCATCGAGCAGACCAGCCGCCGACTCAAGTTCCAGGAGTGGATCCTCCTCGCGCTCCGCTGCCTCGTCATCCTGCTGCTGGCGCTCGCGCTCGCCCGCCCCGGTCTCGACGCCGCCGGCGCCGGCGGCCGTGGTGAAGCGGTGGACGCGGTGCTCGTGTTCGACACGTCCTTCAGCATGGGCGCCGACGACGGCGACGGCAAAACGCGGCTCGACCGGGCGAAGGAGGCGGCGCTCGGCGTCATCGAGTCGCTGCCGCCGAAGTCCACGGTGCAGGTAATTCTCTGCGGCGACCGGGCCGAGAACATCGGCCCGAAGTCGCGGTCGAACCTCGATCAGGCCCGGCAACTCATCCCGACGCTTCAGACCACGGGACTGTCGAGCGACTTCCTGCCGGGGTTCGCCGCGGCCCACACGGCCGCCGAGAGCGGCACGGCGCCGGTGCGCGAGGTGTACCTGTTCAGCGACCTGCAGAAACTCGGCTTCGAGCGGCAGCAGGGCGCCCTCCGCGACAAGTGCGACGAGTTGCGGGGGAAGTCGAACCTCGTGTTCGTCCGCTGCGGCAGCGAGGGCCGCAAGGTGAGCAACGTCGCCGTCACCGACGTGACCGCCGTCGGCACGATCCCGCACACCAAGTCGCGCGTGCCGTTCGTGGTGAGCGTCAAGAACACCGGCGCGGAGGTGGCGAAGGGGATCAAGGTGGGTCTGGAGCTGGCCGGAAAGCAGGTGCAGGACGTGGTGCAGGTGGACGGCATCGAGCCGGGGCAAGTCGTGCCCGTCACGCTCACCGGCAACCTGGAGGACGCCGGGCCGCAGGTGCTGACGGTGCGCGTCAGCGGCGACCGGCTGCCGGGCGACAACCGCTTCGACCGCGTGATTCTGGTCCGCGAGGCGATCCGCGTGCTGCTCGTGGACGGCAACCCGAACCGCGAGATGCCGGTGGAGTCGGCGTCGCACTTCGTGCGGACGGCGCTCACGCCGGTGGCGCAGGACCGCACCGAGGACTACTTCGTCCGCCCGGCGGTCGCGGCGGCGAGCGAGGTCGGCCCCGGTATGCTGGCGAACTTCGACATCGTGTACCTGCTGAACGCCCCCGCCGCGACGCCCGCCGACCCGCGCGCCGGCCTCCCCGCCGACTTCGTGGCGCGTCTCCGCGAGTTCGTCGCGTCCGGCGGCGGCCTTGTCATCGGCGGCGGCGACCAGGCGATACCCACCGACTACAACCGCGTGCTGGGCTCGGGCGGCGCCGGGCTCCTGCCGTTCGACCTAAGCGGCGAGCCGGCGAACGCCACCGAGACGGCGCCGTTCGTGCCGGCGCCGGAGTCGGTGGAGGTGCCGTCGTTCCTGGCGGCGTTCAAGGAGCGGCCGTTCAGCGACGCCCTCCGCGGCGTCACCATCACGAAGCTGCACCCGCTGGCGACCGACGGCCCCGGCGCGGCCGGCGGCCGCGTGCTGGTCCGCACCGGCGACGGCAAGCCGTTTATCACCTCGCGGGTGGTCGGCGAGGGCGAGGTGGTGTTCGTCGCCACCTCGCTCGACGAGCGGTGGACGAATTTTCCCGGCCGGGCGTCGGACGCCTTCGTGCCGTTCACGCAGTACACGCTGGCGCACCTGACGGCCCGCAAGGTGCCCGGCGGGACGCGCACGGCCGGGGAGCCGCTGGTTTGGCACCCGCCGGAGGCCGACGGCCTGTTCGACCTGGTGAAGCCGCCGCGCGACGGCGAGAAGGACGGCCGCCGCGTGCGGCTCGACAAGGCGCGGGCGGGTGCCGGCGGCAAGGCGACACTGACCGCGACCGACACAGCCGATTCCGGTCTGTACCGGATCGTGGCCGAGGGTCGGCCGGACAGCACGGGGCCGGTGTTCGCGGTGAACCCGGACCTGCGCGACTCGGCGAACCTGGACGTGGCTTCCGTCGCCGATCTGACGAAGATGTTGGGCTTCGAGCCGGCGGTGATCCAGGCCGGGGCCGGCACCGAGGCGGCGGTGACGCAACAGCGCGCCCGACGCGAGTGGACGGAGTACGTGCTGCTGCTACTGCTTCTGGCGGCGGTCGGCGAGTCGGCGTGGGCGTGGCTGTGCGGCCGGGCGTGGTGA